aggcaaagtgcagaacatcagagtgaaagtttgtcacactctgcagggatgtctggaggttactgactgggatgtgtttaaggagtcctcagctgatattgatgaaccgactgatgttgtgagcagATGGGccacagactgtgaaaccagtgttattcctgaaaaaactgttaaactatatccaaacactaagcAATGGCTTTCTAAGAAACTTAAAtacctactgtacagaaagaaaacagtcttcagagaaggaaatgcactaaatctgtataacagacagaaggaaatacaaagacaaacttcagtctcagctcaaaatgaacaacttcagttcagtctgggatggcatgaatctgatcactgggactaattaatgtgtcaatgtgagagttcagctcagtggttataattctgattgagagctggctcaaagtctaaacagtttttatgtcaggtttgactcccatgattttagagctaaacatgctgagactaaaaactgtctcatgtcagcctctccacagaatccctttcttgatgtgggcaatgtaatctggtgtctcaaacagtgcaggccaaagaaaagtcctctacctgattacatcggTGGCCGTTTATTAAAAACTTTTACTACgtctgactaaatgaccaaGATAGCTGCCGATGTCCGAAtatcttgtgttttgtttgatttttctttaaatggcttttgttttgcttgtaattgttttactttgcttttttacattttttaaacctttCCTTTAATCGTTGTTATTCCTTTagctgttttactgttttgttgcttttgttgtttgatggtgaacgctTGAACGGTAAGGCTGGGGATCAAGAGATCTtggtggtacaatcccatcagtcccagctctactttgcttttcacggtgatcgacagattttactacccaatattctaaaactaccatgcagaaagctgaaaactatcagcctgtgaaaatagttttgttgacattgtgaatgtgctgttgacacatttctaggtttctaatgacaaagctgctagcatgtctgcagattcttgatcttgtttcagcctcatgtccaactacatggaattgagacttttaggttaaattttttcatgattgctcttccatcactgcctctgtttttatctttgtcttttgctacagaaatgtaaacacagcaatggagtgagatgtgggacctctgaggaggataaggatggttcggcaacagcaaaaagagatgaatcactgagttgtgagcaatgtggcaagacttttatcacagcaaaaaagctaagaattcacaaacgtattcacactgtggacaaaccattcagttgtgatcagtgtggaaaggcttttactcagaagagtcacttaaaaagccatcaactcattcacagtggagttaaaccattcaactgtgatcagtgtggaaaggcttttactgacaaGAGTAACTTAAAAacccatcaactcattcacagtggagttaaactattcaactgtgatcagtgtggaaaggcttttactaagaAGAGTACTTTAACAAGCCATcgactcattcacagtggagttaaaccattcagctgtgatcagtgtggaaaggcttttactcacaagagtaacTTAAAAacccatcaactcattcacagtggagttaaaccattcaactgcaatcagtgtggaaaggcttttactcagaagagtcacTTAataagacatcaactcattcacagtggagttaaaccattcaactgtaatcagtgtggaaaggcttttactctgaagagtGATCTcgcaagtcatcaactcattcacagtggagttaaaccattcagctgtgatcagtgtggaaaggcttttactcagaggAGTaacttaaaaagtcatcaactcattcacagtggagttaaaccattcaactgtgatcagtgtgtgaaaacctttactcgacatgaacagttgttgatccatcaatgcccccattctggtagaaagcggtaccactgtgactcctgtgaaaaaactttcaagcaccaacagagcttaaaatgtcaccaacgcatccacactggacatgatgtttacgtatgtgatcactgtggtaAACCATTTGTATtgtactcacagttaaaagctcatgaagtgacccacactggggttaaaccatacatttgtgaccaatgtgggaaacgctacagctacattgcaaacctcaaagttcaccaacgtgtccacactggggagagaccatacagatgtgacaagtgtaagaagactttttcaactttgggttccctgaaacaacaccagcagatccacaccagaaagaaagcattcaatcagtgtcacagtgaggtatgtagACTGTTCTCAGTTACAGTGTACACAATTatgtattggataattttggatatggctgcaaaattgtttcaaaactgttttgaacagctgtggtcagttgaattctgttgacacattatcagctatcgttcagtctaacctgtattcgTTTTGACACAAAAttctggtccaggttaatcaGGGGATGTATGTTAGATTAGGAATTCTGACGTAATCagaaaactgaatgttaaattccaacaagTGAatgtgtcttcagatgtcatttggggtgctctctatctcaggcaaggcatcagttcttcaatggtgcaggaaacactgacgttgtctgtgtttgtgtatttgttttccaAGCGGAATGGAACAGTTTGTTGAGGCGGCGATCCCCAAAGAAGAGAGATCTGGGGTGAAGAAGGCTGTTACTGACAACTGTCAGCGAGAGAGACAGATGGGGGACAGCTCAGATGCAGATGGGGAAGTAAGGCCAAAAATAGAGTAGGCCACTTCAGCTGCAGGCACCCCGGCTGCAGAGCATGGTAGCTGACTCAGTGATTGGAACATCAGAGAGCTCATAGGCAAGAGGGAGCTCATTGGCAGGGGAATGATGAAGTTGATCACTTTgttcaaatgagaaaaatcGTCTTTGTTGAGATTGAGAAGTGGGACGAGACTCCAAGAGGAAAGGAGGTCCCAGTGGGGTACGTGAAGGAGGGGGTGCAGACCGTACATGAGAGTACAGGGCATGCTGGCATCACTCCAACACGGAGAGAGCTGGAGAGGCACCGTCTTTGGATTTCTAAGACCGGAATACGCCGTGTCGTGCAGAACTGTGAGGTGTGTGGATTACAACACTGGTCACAGAAGACAGCGGGTAGGAGTGCTCACTCTGAAGCACCGTTCCAAGTGAGTGGGGAAAGAAGAAAGGTGAGAGATACCTTTTGGTGCTTGTAGATTCTGTGTCAGAATGTGATTATCAGTCCAGTGAAGAAAGCTCAGGGAAGTTGTGTAATCTCTATGCTAGAGCAAGTGTGCGGCAATTTGGGATTACCTAAGGAGCTTAGGACTGATAATGAGACACTTTTCACAGTGAGACAGTAATGGAGTACTGTTGAAGAAAAGGAGTCCAGGGCGTGGAGCAGCTGAAGCCAGTTCGAGATTAGGAGAACCAGGAACGGGAAAATGGCTATGAGCACGCTGAATCTTCCACCCTTCATCGCTGTGGCAGTGGTGAAgggtgttgttgttttgagaaGAGCCACAACTGGGCTGTGGAGTGGCACAGCTCTTAAGAAACTGGAGTATGCTAAGAATTAATTTTTGTCAGAAGGAAATGAGGATGTTACAGTGCGGAAAGAGGAACGCAGGAGTCGCCTGGCGGGGCCTCTCTGACGGGCCGAGCAGAGTGAGATCAGCAAGGAGGAGACTGCTGACTCCATGGATTATCCTATGCCCAGTCGGGTGAAGGTACTGAAGGTGAGCTCCAGAAAAGGGGTGAAGAAGGATATACAGTTTTTTCCATGCTGGATGTATCCAAGAGAAAAGCAGTGGAGCAGAAACCTGCATTCAAAGAGTGGATTAAAAGCGACTGCAGAAGTTGAAACCAGGTGGAGCTGGGGAGCTGTCTGAGTATCAGCGAGCTGTACCTGGGTAACCACGCTCAACTGGGAGACCTTTTTTGAAGGTTCCTACCTGAAGGATTTACTTGGACTGACCAGAAGGATTTCGGATATTGGTACAACGCCTGTGGGTGCTGAACTCCCCGTAGCTGAATATGGTGCAAGGGAGACACCCCAGAAGAAATACAAAGGCCAAAATTAACAGGCTTACCTGTATGCTTGCTCACTGCTGAACATTTAATTAAACTAATAATCAACCACTGTGTTATCCCGAAGTTCATGGTTTTTAtcagaaagaaggaaaggaaagaaatgtcTGTTTCCGGATCCCAAGAAGGgggtgttgtgaagcatggagatatgggATCCCAAACCAGCCATTTATAGGGGCTGACTGGGATCTCATAGAAGGGgatgttgtgaagcatggagatatgagatcccagaatcagccacaaaagggagactctgacagaacaacagctaaataagggaacattgtgatattataacctgtgatttaggatcaaattatgccataacctaatgaatgagtttgaactaaccaagcgtctattcttacattctttaatgttgaaactgtgtaaaaatcagaagtGTGTCTCACCGTAAAAAGTGagggtttgattatttttgaaaggttgtCTTGATAATCTTTGTTTTAAGAAGTAACCAGGTCAGaagagcagctcactgtgaaaagtgatgtttttggttaccataggaaactgatgtttttgatagatttgactaaaaggaggaacttatgctttatgaaatgggaatgcttttaagagttttgattactctgaaactgagatgttttaggATGAGTTTTGActactgttaaaataagaggTTTTTAACTTTGTATTGAGATAAGAAGTCAAGAGCtaagtgaactagggtcaagTGTTCACCGTAAAGAATAGATTGGGGATTTTTATAAGTCTGGAAGATGGGTGACTGGCTGTCTAGACAGTCCAGAATagatagtttcagttccttaaaagtggaaGTGTCCATGCGGTCGGTGCATGGTACAAGTGTGCGAGTTGGGAGGGGGTAGAAATGAAGCTATTGCTCAAATTAATTTAGTATGAGATCATTGCTATGTTAATTAAGGGTGCAGTCATTACATATGCAAGAGGTTCAGTTCactataaattacatctgatcgAGACGCAAGTTGGGAGTCGTCGTGGGGTAGCCACTTGTTGCAATCCAGACATGAGTTCTGAGCACAAGGGAGGATTGCCACGTGACTTTGGATGAGTGGATTAACTTGGTCTGCaaaaggaataactgttctgatggaattatgGATTATAGGAGCTGCTCTTTCTGCATTGATGGAGTATTACTGGATCTATTATTTCCAAAGGAATAACACCAGAGTGGATTACAACAAAGGTTTTATTGGCCAAACAGCAAAACTGGATGCATGCAGATCTGAAATCTGGACTACGCTCTCTCCAGCTTCCCCCTGGGTTCCTGTCcggtctcaggtgagcagccgggtgtggccacaccttgactgctctctccctccaaattacatattttgggTGATTATTACTCTTCTTTTAGGAAAGCATAATACCAGTTAGGAGTTAGAATGAGTGATTTGAATATTAtctgtttgattatttgtctgatgatttattggcttatccttttgccctgctaaatatattttaataaagcattattctgcaattaaagacaaaaaaattgcaagtgctatttttatccctgaataaattcttatacatctagctctggatgtaaaaagaCAGATTATTGCGTGCATAACAATAGTAGAGGTTGTGAAAGGTTACCTAATCATAGGGGCAAGGTTGGCCAggtataaacatatcctaggggttgtctatatgtccataacctctgaattgaacctagcaacttaccaagtgcaAGATCCATAAGAGGAGAAGCTGCCATTAACAGGCGTGACTGGTGATTAAATTTAACTACGTATACtgaagtggctactcggttaaattaattatcagaggaagcagggataggcgtctggatgaaggcagtaagatagctaggcgaattttccttgtctaccagcttaacagttctgcagcatcccacTGAGCTAGATCTCAGAGGGCAGTAGAACCAGACCCgtaggatggagagctggtccagtGATTCCCTGATagctgaataagttaattagggggtctctggccctgaggatcaatAATGGACAAAagtctcagacttgtcagcactctgccaatggtgaacagtgctgctttgaccagtctggaccaacgtccaaccaacaaggaaccctacaacgacaccagtgtatgcacactggacacagactgaacccctgtcaagaagatttctccatgcagggttcagtaaaagttcatgaagtcccccacaaacttaaagtccttgagatccggcttcacagaagtcaggtctaatttcttgtttagtgtcttcgttgcaaaatccattaagaggaaagctgtcgttaacagacgtgactggtaaattaatgaaaccattcaaagtggttactcagttaaatgaattatcagtggtagagggatagacgtctggatggaggcagtgagcagcagggcgaATTTCCTCGATTACCAGCTTAATCGTTCCTcagatccctctgggctgcaggaaccaGTTAGATGCATACAGAGGCGGACTTACCATTAGGCAAACACAGGCAATTGCCTGGGGCCCCAAGATTTCCAGGGGCCCCCAAACGTCTCGTGAAAGCTGATTaataaaggtgttttttttatttgaagcaatTACTATTGTTTTAGTCTTAATTTGCAcgcttaaaaataaataaaaatggttgATCTATCACTATCATGATCGTTATCCCCCCTCCTGTCTCGCGCAATGGACTATTCCATGTTACTGCGCATGTGCAGGCTTGGTTCAGGAAGACGGCAGCAAAACAAACTTGTTGGCACGGTTTTGAGAGAGCGGGTGAGTAGTGAGAAAGATGAAGCGGAGTTGTCTGAGTGGAGCGGAGAAGAGAAGAAGGcgagaagaaaataaacagtttttatcaaAACTACCAAAGGTATCAACCTTTTTCACGGTGACACCGAGTGGGGATTCTCTGCAACAGCTAGAGCTAGATGCTGCTGTCAGTAGCAGCTCTGCTGTCAGTGTCAGCTGAGGAGATGTGGCGAGTGAAGCAAGGGATTCTTTTCATGAAGATGTGAGTATTAAATCGGTCGAGATGGTAAACTATAttaaatgttgattaatgttattttcaatcACAGCAATAGTATTGAGATAGTTCTTAGATAATTATCCCCTCCATTTCACAATATTTAGTTGATTCAAAATCTTTGTTTAGTGAAAAATATTATTCACTGGACATGGGGaaatatatgaaaacaaaagggacacaaaaccatcacagagaaaaggggagaaagagaaggaaagagggaaagaacaaaacatcacaaagaaaaaaggagacaaaactatcacagagaaagaagggagaaagagaaggaaaaagggagaaaagaacatcagagaaagaagggagaaagagaaggaaaaatggagacaaaaacatcacagagaaagaagggagagcaagaaagagggagagaagaaaacatcacaaagaaaaaaggagacaaaactatcacagagaaagaagggagaaagagaaggaaaaagggaaaaaaacatcagagaaagaagggagaaagagaaggaaaaatggagacaaaaacatcacagagaaagaagggagagcaagaaagagggagagaagaaaacatcacaaagaaaaaaggagacaaaaccatcacagagaaagaagggagaacaagaaagagggagagaagaaaacatcacaaagaaaaaggaagacaaaaccatcacagagaaagagaaggaaaaagagaggcaaaaccatcacagagaaagagaaggaaaaagagaggcaaatcatcacagagaaagaagggagaaaggaaaaagggagacaaaaacatcagagagaaagaagggagagcaagaaagagggagagaagaaaacatcacaaagacagaagggagacaaaaccatcacagagaaagTAGGGAGGACGGAAAGACAAAAGGTAAATTTGCTGAAATTATGCTGGTAAAATTTTTGTTCTCATAATTGATCTTGTTATCTTTtgtggtgtctttttttttttttttttagaaacgcAACATACAACTTCATCCAGgctgaacctgctgctgctgccacactAAAGACGTGTTGAGGTGAGAATAAAACTTTTGTCAGTGCAGTACGAGGATGTCAAGGGCCCCAATGACTGGATTTGCCTTGGGCCCCCAAATGACTAAATACGCCCCTGGATGCATagctggttcagtgattctctgatccatccatccattcatcctctatacaccgctttatcctcacgagggtcgcggggggtgctggagcctatctaaaacttttttccactgctgcaTTGAACAgcaatctgatctgctgatgttagcaagacaaacaagtgaaggtttcaggcttttatctagaattgttctagcctagccgtgctagacaacccacggcaacgaatttaattctctgccagggtgggtctagttaccctccataaggctcgaggctggattctcctaaaactggctggaccaatcaccatgaagtgtagagtcaaaaggcgggcgtaacgaagtgacgacagaggcgcgacgattctgacagaaacaaccggcgcacaataaacagttatcttttgactcggctttggccacagcccttaaagatttgaagctaaaattcaagttgaaagataaacaaaggatggcacttaagtgtttcattgagaagaaagacgtatttggacttctgccgacgggatatggcaaatccttaatataccagttggctccgcggctccgctgtttgggaagctaatgggacttagccacaatccgccggtgctcggaactctcggaactacgtcagcctattcgttgcattgattggttgtatacctacccaattgctgcagagggatttgatagacaaccttttagcccgccttcctccctgtcgagcttccctagacccttgtgctgtcagaaacatgggtatagcatggctaggctagaattgttcttgagatattcatcttcaaacagcctcaaatttcaatgtgagaaaataaaaatgagtgaaactgggtctacagtccactgaaaaacctctaagaaagTATCTGACATACTGAGCTAATATTTCATAGATACCATTAGAAATATCCAtagtttatgatttaaaaaagcaaGTTTTTTGGGAGATGGTCAATGATTTGAAACGGAGTTCCACTGTTGAAAAACCTCAATCTCTGATTCCAGCATCAGTGCTCCATTGTTGCAGTTGTGACGTTGTCTTTCAGATGGTCCTAACACAGGCCACAACTGCTCTGAAAACAACACTCATGTTCTTGTTTGGAACAGTTTCTCGGTAGAAATTACGCAGCAATGTCCAAGTTCTCAGCGGCTCCAGTAAGGACGACTCTTAATGTGAGGAAAAGCATCCTTTGacttcttcctggaggtttttctTGTCAGAAATTGTCTTCCAGTGAGGGACTTCTGACTCTCTGTTCACTTTTATTGCCCTTTAATATTCTTAAAACACAAGAATCAGTGTTTTGGTTCAAATCACATTGTATTTGCATGtagctctgtgttttctgctccaggAATTGGGTGATGTGTGTGACCCAGCACCCACAGCTGGTTGGGTGTCATGTGGCTCTGCATTCTGACTGGATGATTGTCCAACCACTGCCACAAGTATGAAGGTCATCCTGCAGGCGTGGCAGGAACACGGAGTGGAAACACAATAGGTGTGTTCATCTGGCCATGCTGAGGAATCTCTCTGCTTCAAGCTCGTGGAGAACATCATAGTAGGTGCTGGTTACTGCCCCCTACAGGTCTCTACACAGTCCTTAATCCTGGAGAATTAGAAAACgactaaaatatatatattttaactttatataataaaaaatagccTACACTCAACTTCTCACATGACAAATTAACCCTGTCCTGTGAGTcaaaattgactcattttaaagattgaaaatgtgggaaaaaatatatatatattcacagtgaaacttctgatgtccacgttttcaacatttttgggaaatctttgaacgtttttaggtggaaataaaaagttcaaaatatttctaaagaactttcacataaaaatcaaccaaaatccagcgaaattcactggattttggttgatttttatgtgaatgttcttaaagaaaatattagaagttttactgaaatgtatgtaatcactttagatagttttaggatttttggaagatttttacttattttttgaagatttttactcatttttggaaaacatttacaacaattttcttgaaaaatttgggggattttttgaaaagaaaacttttaagaaattactggaattttcttcctgaaggttttgcaaatattcagaaatttggggaatttttggctgaattttttgatttttttttttagacaaggaaacaatgtttttggtgcctgtaaatgaggacaacaggagggttaaaacattaaaaggcaacattattaaggtttcttttatgaaacatttttcatcaacaagtacacaaaatagattaaaaatataatctaacatatttactgattaaaaactttgaatttcttctttatgttgttGCTATGCATAACTCACTATTTCAAACTGGCTCATGTTACTTCCATGTGATCTGCCATTAAAACGGCCACATTCTaccataaacactgtaaataataacacaCCTGCTCAAAGTTAAAGGCCAACATATGACCCAAACATGACATGGATTTAGTGCCACTTTGAACTAAGATGATCTCTTCTGTTAAACAAACCGTTGATTGTGAATCTTTTTCCAGATATGAAGCTGCTCCTTCCAGgtccacagacagtaaacaaaacaaagctctctgtaaaaaccctcagaatgttgaatagaataaatgtggacagtttcatgactgtaTAAGAGAaaatttctggatcattttgtgtctcatttgtgtcattatgtgttttgttttggtcagtttacgtctttctgtctggttttaaacagttcgcatcttttcatgttatttttttgttccattttggtaattttgtgccttaattttgaccattttgtggttcattttggtcattttgagtgtttttaagtttgtttctgtttaaaattgttcattttgttagttcttttggtcagttcacgtctatttcatcattctgtgactcagtggccatttctgtttcagttttcatctcatttttgctctgaattgctcattttatctctcattttagtcattttccatcactttaaGGTTGCTTTTGTTCAATTTTGTATCTAATTGgataattttgtgcatttcctacggtggccgagacccgccatcgctgcaaataaaaaaaaacgctgcaaacaaaaagaaaccactctgcaaataaaaaagaaacactgcaaacaaaaagaaaccacgctgcaaataaaagaaacgctgcaaataaaaagaaacact
This portion of the Acanthochromis polyacanthus isolate Apoly-LR-REF ecotype Palm Island chromosome 22, KAUST_Apoly_ChrSc, whole genome shotgun sequence genome encodes:
- the LOC110972485 gene encoding zinc finger protein OZF-like isoform X3, coding for MLAAILSELNNGGNMDSSQKKCKHSNGVRCGTSEEDKDGSATAKRDESLSCEQCGKTFITAKKLRIHKRIHTVDKPFSCDQCGKAFTQKSHLKSHQLIHSGVKPFNCDQCGKAFTDKSNLKTHQLIHSGVKLFNCDQCGKAFTKKSTLTSHRLIHSGVKPFSCDQCGKAFTHKSNLKTHQLIHSGVKPFNCNQCGKAFTQKSHLIRHQLIHSGVKPFNCNQCGKAFTLKSDLASHQLIHSGVKPFSCDQCGKAFTQRSNLKSHQLIHSGVKPFNCDQCVKTFTRHEQLLIHQCPHSGRKRYHCDSCEKTFKHQQSLKCHQRIHTGHDVYVCDHCGKPFVLYSQLKAHEVTHTGVKPYICDQCGKRYSYIANLKVHQRVHTGERPYRCDKCKKTFSTLGSLKQHQQIHTRKKAFNQCHSERNGTVC
- the LOC110972485 gene encoding zinc finger protein OZF-like isoform X2, which codes for MDSSQKKCKHSNGVRCGTSEEDKDGSATAKRDESLSCEQCGKTFITAKKLRIHKRIHTVDKPFSCDQCGKAFTQKSHLKSHQLIHSGVKPFNCDQCGKAFTDKSNLKTHQLIHSGVKLFNCDQCGKAFTKKSTLTSHRLIHSGVKPFSCDQCGKAFTHKSNLKTHQLIHSGVKPFNCNQCGKAFTQKSHLIRHQLIHSGVKPFNCNQCGKAFTLKSDLASHQLIHSGVKPFSCDQCGKAFTQRSNLKSHQLIHSGVKPFNCDQCVKTFTRHEQLLIHQCPHSGRKRYHCDSCEKTFKHQQSLKCHQRIHTGHDVYVCDHCGKPFVLYSQLKAHEVTHTGVKPYICDQCGKRYSYIANLKVHQRVHTGERPYRCDKCKKTFSTLGSLKQHQQIHTRKKAFNQCHSENGTDGQNSQTCQHSTILQRHQRMHTGHRLNPCREDFSMQGSVKVHEVLHKLSP
- the LOC110972485 gene encoding zinc finger protein OZF-like isoform X1, producing the protein MLAAILSELNNGGNMDSSQKKCKHSNGVRCGTSEEDKDGSATAKRDESLSCEQCGKTFITAKKLRIHKRIHTVDKPFSCDQCGKAFTQKSHLKSHQLIHSGVKPFNCDQCGKAFTDKSNLKTHQLIHSGVKLFNCDQCGKAFTKKSTLTSHRLIHSGVKPFSCDQCGKAFTHKSNLKTHQLIHSGVKPFNCNQCGKAFTQKSHLIRHQLIHSGVKPFNCNQCGKAFTLKSDLASHQLIHSGVKPFSCDQCGKAFTQRSNLKSHQLIHSGVKPFNCDQCVKTFTRHEQLLIHQCPHSGRKRYHCDSCEKTFKHQQSLKCHQRIHTGHDVYVCDHCGKPFVLYSQLKAHEVTHTGVKPYICDQCGKRYSYIANLKVHQRVHTGERPYRCDKCKKTFSTLGSLKQHQQIHTRKKAFNQCHSENGTDGQNSQTCQHSTILQRHQRMHTGHRLNPCREDFSMQGSVKVHEVLHKLSP